TTTGTAATTGTTGTTAATGCTGATAAAATTAGGGTTACAGGTAAGCGAGAAGAGTTAAAAACATATTTTTCTTATTCGGGCTACCCTGGCGGTGCTAAGGTAAGAAGGTTTTCTGAGCTGTTAGAGAAAAAACCAGAGTATATAGTATGGCATGCGGTTAAAGGTATGCTTCCCAAAAATAGGTTAGGTAGAAAGCTAATTAAGAAATTAAAAGTTTATTCTGGGGAAAACCATCCTCATATAGCACAAAAACCAGAAGCATTAAGTTTCTAATGGAGTTATTAAATGGCAGATAAAATACACGTTGGTCGCAGAAAAACTTCTGTAGCACGAGTCTATTTAAGGTCTGGCTCTGGCAAAGTTGTAGTTAATGGAATTGATGTTGAAAAATATTTTCCTTTAAAGGAACATAGAGATAACATTCTGCTTCCTTTTGTTGTTACAGAAACATTAGGGAAATATGATGTGTTTGTAAATGTAAGCGGAGGGGGTTTAACGGGACAATCTGATGCAATAAGACTTGGTGTTGCAAGGGCTTTGGTGGATATTAATTCCGAATTTAGAAATGCTTTAAAAGCCGAGGACCTTCTTAGAAGAGATCCTCGAATGGTAGAACGTAAAAAATACGGTAGACCAAAAGCACGAAAAAGATTTCAATTTTCAAAAAGATAAAATTATTTTTTCACAACAATCATACTCTTGGATTTGCTACCTGTGTCCCCTCAGCGGGATGAATAGCAAAGATGAAGAGAGTAGAAGAAAAACAGGAGATAAAATATGCCTCGAGTTGAACTAAAAGAACTCATAGAAGCAGGTGCACATTTCGGTCACCTAACCCGCCGTTGGAATCCTAAAATGAAGCCTTACATTTTTATGGAAAAAAACGGCATACATATAATTGACCTTAAAAAAACACAGCAAGCTATTGACCAAGCCTACGAAGCGATGGTCTCGCTGGTCTCTGAAGGGAAAAAGGTTCTATTTGTCGGTACTAAAAAGCAAGCTAAAGGTACTATTGCAGCTGAAGCTAAAAGATCGGACAGCAATTGGGTAAATGAAAGATGGCTCGGCGGGATGTTGACTAATTTTGCTACTATAAGAAAAAGTGTGAAGCGGCTGCAAAATATAGAAAAAATGGAAAGTGATGGAACATTCGAAAAAATAACTAAAAAAGAGAGACTATTTTTAACCCGTGAAAAAGATAAATTGAGAAAAGTTTTAGACGGCGTTGAATCCATGACTAAGCTGCCGGGTGTACTTTTTGTAGTGGATATCAAAAAAGAAAGTATAGCCGTAAAAGAGGCAAATAGACTGAACATCCCGGTCTTTGCAATTGTCGATACTAATTGTGATCCTGACCCGATTGATTATGTAATTCCCTCTAATGATGATGCTTCCAGAGCAATTGAAATTATTACAAAAATTATTGCCGATGCAGTTATAGAAGGTAATGCAAAAGCGCAAGAATTGAAAGCACACGAGATGGCTGAAAAAGAGAAAGAGAAAAAAATAGACGAAGAAGAAAAAACAGAGCAAAAGAAAGAAATCAAGCCAAAAGTGCGTCGAGTTAAACTTGATAATAAAGATGAAAAAAAGACCGATAAAAAAGAGGGAAAAATTAAAGTAGAAAAACCGCAACAAGACAGCACGGAAAAGAAAAACGAAGATAAGGTTGAAACTCAACAACAATAAACTAATTATCATCTTGAATTATTCGAAATATAGGGGATATATAGAATGGCAATTTCTGCAAGTTTAGTTAAAGAGTTAAGAGATAAAACAGGCGCCGGCATGATGGATTGCAAAAAGGCGCTTGAAGAGTCAAACGGGGATTTTGAAAAAGCTATTGAATTCCTCAGAAAAAAAGGTGCTGCAGTAGCCGCGAAAAGAGCTGAAAAATCTACAAACGAGGGGATTATTTCCACAAGAATATTTAATAATGGTAAGTCGGCAGCAATTGTTGAGGTAAATTGCGAAACTGATTTTGTGGCTAATAGTTCTGATTTTTTAGAATTCTCCAACTTTGTCCTAAATACTATTGTTGACAAACTGCCTGCAACGATAGACGAATTATTAAGCCTTTCGTACCAGAACAAAAAGGTTGAAGAAGAACTGAACTCTTTAATCGGTAAAATTGGAGAGAAGATTCAAGTAAGCAGATTTGCAATTGAGAACACTGAAAATGGACAAGTAGTTGATTATGTTCATCATGGCTCCAAACTTGGCGTGTTGATTAGAGTAGATAATGTGCCATCAAACAGCAATGAAGAATTACAATCTTTGTTGAAAGATATTGCAATGCAAGTTGCAGCAATGAAACCCTTTTATGTATATAGGGAAGAAGTGCCAAAAGAAGTAATTGAAAAGGAAATAGAAATTTATAAAGAAGTTTCTCGAAAAGAGGGAAAACCTGAGCAAGTTCTTGATAAAATTGCTCAAGGTAAATTGAATAAGTATTATCAAGAAAATTGCTTGTACGAACAGGCATTTATTAAAGATAATACAAAAACTGTAGGTCAATTAATTGAAGAATACAACAAAAAGAACTCCTCTCAAGTAAAATTAATACGATTTAAACGCTTCCATATTAGTGACGAGAACAAATAATTCATTTAACAAAAGGTCTTATTTTTTAATAAGACCTTTTTTTTTATATTTGATTAACCATGAAAACGAGTCTTAAATATAAAAGAATCTTACTTAAGCTCAGCGGTGAATCGTTGATGGGGGAACAAAAGTTTGGAATTGATAGCCGCAAACTAAATTTCTTTGCAGAAGAGATAAAAAAAATTCATTCGCTTGGCGTTCAAATTGGTATTGTTATAGGTGGAGGAAATATTTATAGAGGTCTGAACGCAGAAGAACATGGAGTTGAAAGAGTTACCGGCGATTTAATGGGAATGTTGGCTACTGTAATTAATTCTTTAGCTCTTCAAAACGCTTTAGAGAATCACGGAATGTTTACACGGTTGATGACCGCAATTAAAATGGAAGAAATTGCTGAACCATTTATAAGAAGAAGAGCTATTAGACACTTAGAAAAAGGAAGAATTGTAATATTTGGTGCAGGTACAGGTCACCCTTATTTTAGCACCGACACTGCCGCTTCTCTACGTGCAATTGAAATTGAAGCAGATGCAATTTTTAAAGGAACGCGTGTGGATGGTGTTTTTGATTCCGACCCGGAAATAAACCCTAATGCTAATTTGTTTGAGGAAATTTCTTACTTAGAAGTTTTACAAAAAAACTTAAGAGTAATGGATATGACCGCTGTAAGTTTATGCCGAGAAAATAACCTGCCTATTGTAGTTTTTAATATGGATAAACCGGATAATCTTCTTAAAGTTGTCACCGGCAAACAGGTGGGTACTTCAGTTGGTCATTCTACAAAAAAAGAAGAATTAAAAACTAAATAAATTTTTTAGGGATAAATATGCACGAAGTACTAAAAGATGCAAAGAACAGAATGGATAAAACTATTGATACCTTTAGAAATGAAATTTCTAAAATAAGAACAGGCAAAGCGACTACAGCGTTACTGGACGGTATTAAAGTAGAATATTACGGAACAATGACACCCTTAAATCAAGTGGGAAATCTTTCTGTTTTAGATGCACATACAATCTCTATTACTCCTTGGGATAAAAGTGTAATATCAGCAATTGAAAAAGCAATCTTAACTGCAGATCTTGGCCTAAATCCTATTAGTGATGGTACTAATATTAAAATTCCTATCCCTCCTTTAACTGAGGAAAGAAGAAAAGAATTAGTAAAACTCGTTAAAAAATTTGGTGAAGATGCTAAAATTGCGCTACGAAACATAAGAAGAGACGCTAATGAGCACTTAAAAAAGTTAGAAAAAAACAAAGAATTAACTGAAGACCAAAGAATTCACAACGAAAAAGAAGTTCAACTGCTTACCGACGAGCACACCAAAAAAATTGATGAAATTATTCACCACAAAGAAAAAGAAATTATGGAAGTATGAATTATAAAACTGTTTCAAGACAGTTTTTTAGTTCAAAAAATATTTCCTAATTTTATGTAGATATTTATATCTTAATTAAACAAAGCTTAACAAAGCATTTTAAAAAGGGGAAAAAGATTATGTCGTTTACAAAAGAAGAGGCACTGAAGTACCATAGTGAAGGCCGGCGTGGTAAGATTGAAGTTACACCAACAAAACCATGTTTTACGGCTAGGGAATTATCATTAGCCTACACACCTGGCGTGGCTGAACCGTGTAGAGAAATAGAAAAAAATGATGATGATGTTTTCCTTTATACGGCTAAAGGAAATTTAGTTGCAGTAGTCTCTAATGGCACCGCTGTTCTTGGGCTGGGAGATATTGGTCCCCATGCAGGTAAACCTGTTATGGAAGGTAAAGGGGTTTTATTTAAGAGATTTGCTGACATTGATGTTTTC
This genomic interval from Melioribacteraceae bacterium 4301-Me contains the following:
- the rplM gene encoding 50S ribosomal protein L13 → MKRERLTKFIKQEDAAQKWYLVDAKDQVLGRLAANVAKIIRGKHKPIFTPNMDTGDFVIVVNADKIRVTGKREELKTYFSYSGYPGGAKVRRFSELLEKKPEYIVWHAVKGMLPKNRLGRKLIKKLKVYSGENHPHIAQKPEALSF
- the rpsI gene encoding 30S ribosomal protein S9; this encodes MADKIHVGRRKTSVARVYLRSGSGKVVVNGIDVEKYFPLKEHRDNILLPFVVTETLGKYDVFVNVSGGGLTGQSDAIRLGVARALVDINSEFRNALKAEDLLRRDPRMVERKKYGRPKARKRFQFSKR
- the rpsB gene encoding 30S ribosomal protein S2 encodes the protein MPRVELKELIEAGAHFGHLTRRWNPKMKPYIFMEKNGIHIIDLKKTQQAIDQAYEAMVSLVSEGKKVLFVGTKKQAKGTIAAEAKRSDSNWVNERWLGGMLTNFATIRKSVKRLQNIEKMESDGTFEKITKKERLFLTREKDKLRKVLDGVESMTKLPGVLFVVDIKKESIAVKEANRLNIPVFAIVDTNCDPDPIDYVIPSNDDASRAIEIITKIIADAVIEGNAKAQELKAHEMAEKEKEKKIDEEEKTEQKKEIKPKVRRVKLDNKDEKKTDKKEGKIKVEKPQQDSTEKKNEDKVETQQQ
- the tsf gene encoding translation elongation factor Ts produces the protein MAISASLVKELRDKTGAGMMDCKKALEESNGDFEKAIEFLRKKGAAVAAKRAEKSTNEGIISTRIFNNGKSAAIVEVNCETDFVANSSDFLEFSNFVLNTIVDKLPATIDELLSLSYQNKKVEEELNSLIGKIGEKIQVSRFAIENTENGQVVDYVHHGSKLGVLIRVDNVPSNSNEELQSLLKDIAMQVAAMKPFYVYREEVPKEVIEKEIEIYKEVSRKEGKPEQVLDKIAQGKLNKYYQENCLYEQAFIKDNTKTVGQLIEEYNKKNSSQVKLIRFKRFHISDENK
- the pyrH gene encoding UMP kinase, whose translation is MKTSLKYKRILLKLSGESLMGEQKFGIDSRKLNFFAEEIKKIHSLGVQIGIVIGGGNIYRGLNAEEHGVERVTGDLMGMLATVINSLALQNALENHGMFTRLMTAIKMEEIAEPFIRRRAIRHLEKGRIVIFGAGTGHPYFSTDTAASLRAIEIEADAIFKGTRVDGVFDSDPEINPNANLFEEISYLEVLQKNLRVMDMTAVSLCRENNLPIVVFNMDKPDNLLKVVTGKQVGTSVGHSTKKEELKTK
- the frr gene encoding ribosome recycling factor, translated to MHEVLKDAKNRMDKTIDTFRNEISKIRTGKATTALLDGIKVEYYGTMTPLNQVGNLSVLDAHTISITPWDKSVISAIEKAILTADLGLNPISDGTNIKIPIPPLTEERRKELVKLVKKFGEDAKIALRNIRRDANEHLKKLEKNKELTEDQRIHNEKEVQLLTDEHTKKIDEIIHHKEKEIMEV